A part of Desulfofundulus salinus genomic DNA contains:
- a CDS encoding radical SAM protein encodes MLPAILQHGKGYHEMGPIRPPSEGKDRSLLIRVTRNCPWNRCEFCRTYKNKTYSLRGVEEIKADIDTVKALAEEIKAASWRLGFRGAIRQEVVTTFINENPALYSRAYNDPEAVERRLESLANVIHWLSSGARTVFLQDANAPQIRTADLVEILRYLKETFPTIERITSYARSKTIARKPLEDLKRLREAGLSRLHIGLESGCDEVLACIQKGTTADEHILAGKKTKEAGIELSEYYMPGLGGKKWSKKHALESARVLNEIDPDFIRLRTLVPRRGTPLYDRMLAGEFEPLTEDEVVEEIALFVEHLDCHAYLASDQMCNLLWEVEGQLPGDKPAILQTIYDYLQKPLHERLKIQLERRLSSYLFIAGHLNRDLAADVEAAWDAVNRGSPDAPGKVQEVLDAVKPAFI; translated from the coding sequence ATGTTGCCTGCAATCCTGCAGCACGGTAAAGGATATCACGAAATGGGGCCCATAAGACCCCCCAGCGAGGGCAAAGACCGCTCGCTGCTCATTCGCGTCACCAGAAACTGTCCCTGGAACCGCTGTGAGTTCTGCCGTACCTACAAGAACAAAACTTACAGCCTGCGGGGCGTTGAAGAGATCAAAGCCGACATCGATACGGTTAAAGCGCTGGCTGAGGAAATCAAGGCTGCTTCCTGGCGGCTTGGTTTCCGGGGCGCCATCAGGCAGGAAGTGGTGACCACCTTCATCAACGAAAACCCCGCCCTCTACAGCAGGGCTTACAACGATCCCGAAGCTGTGGAGCGGCGGTTGGAGAGCCTGGCCAATGTTATCCACTGGCTTTCCTCCGGGGCCAGGACTGTCTTTCTCCAGGACGCCAACGCACCGCAAATCAGGACAGCCGACCTGGTGGAAATCCTGCGCTACTTAAAGGAAACTTTCCCCACCATTGAGCGCATAACCTCTTACGCCAGATCCAAGACCATTGCTCGAAAGCCGCTGGAAGACCTGAAGCGGTTGCGTGAGGCCGGTCTTTCCCGGTTACATATCGGTCTTGAATCCGGGTGTGATGAGGTGCTGGCCTGTATCCAAAAGGGAACCACGGCGGACGAACATATCCTTGCCGGCAAAAAAACAAAGGAAGCCGGCATCGAGTTAAGCGAATATTACATGCCCGGCCTGGGTGGAAAGAAGTGGTCAAAAAAACATGCCCTTGAATCGGCCCGGGTTTTAAATGAGATTGACCCGGATTTCATCCGCTTAAGAACCCTTGTTCCCCGCCGGGGTACCCCCCTTTATGACAGGATGCTGGCCGGGGAATTTGAACCGCTCACGGAAGATGAAGTGGTGGAAGAAATTGCCCTGTTCGTGGAGCACCTGGACTGCCATGCCTACCTGGCCAGCGACCAGATGTGCAACCTCTTATGGGAAGTAGAAGGACAGTTGCCCGGCGATAAACCGGCCATTTTACAAACCATTTATGATTACCTGCAAAAGCCCCTTCATGAAAGGCTCAAGATCCAGCTGGAACGCCGCCTGTCCTCTTACCTGTTCATTGCCGGCCATTTGAACCGGGACCTGGCTGCCGATGTGGAGGCGGCGTGGGACGCCGTCAACCGGGGAA